A genome region from Blautia coccoides includes the following:
- a CDS encoding SDR family oxidoreductase — translation MKGNELFNIEGKKAIVTGGTRGLGYGMAEGLMEAGCEVAIVGTSDKVHETAEQFRERGFKCHGVKANLAIREEVYSCFRECVEKLGKDLDILVTAHGIQRRHSAEVFPVEEWDEVLNVNLNSVFILCQEAAKIMLEKGYGKIINIASMVSWFGGQTVPAYTAAKGGVTQLTKELSNDWIARGVNVNAIAPGYMATEMNAALLDPENPRYQQITDRIPANRWGTWDDMKGTCIFLASHASDYLGGAIIPVDGGYLVK, via the coding sequence ATGAAGGGAAATGAATTATTTAATATCGAAGGAAAAAAGGCGATCGTGACAGGCGGAACAAGAGGTTTGGGATATGGAATGGCAGAAGGCCTTATGGAGGCCGGCTGTGAGGTTGCCATAGTGGGGACATCTGATAAAGTCCATGAAACAGCGGAACAGTTTCGTGAAAGAGGATTTAAATGCCATGGCGTGAAAGCGAATCTGGCCATACGTGAGGAAGTGTACAGTTGTTTTAGGGAATGTGTGGAAAAGCTTGGAAAGGATTTGGATATTCTTGTGACAGCCCATGGCATTCAGAGACGGCACAGTGCAGAGGTCTTCCCAGTGGAAGAGTGGGATGAGGTTCTGAATGTGAATCTGAATTCCGTATTTATCCTGTGTCAGGAGGCAGCCAAAATCATGTTGGAAAAGGGATACGGGAAGATCATCAACATTGCTTCTATGGTATCCTGGTTTGGGGGACAGACTGTTCCTGCCTATACGGCGGCAAAGGGCGGAGTGACGCAGCTTACAAAGGAACTGAGCAACGACTGGATCGCCAGAGGTGTCAATGTAAATGCCATTGCTCCCGGATATATGGCAACAGAGATGAATGCTGCTCTTTTGGACCCGGAAAATCCCAGATATCAGCAGATCACAGACAGGATTCCCGCCAACCGATGGGGAACCTGGGATGATATGAAGGGCACTTGCATATTTCTGGCCTCCCATGCAAGCGATTATCTGGGCGGAGCTATAATACCTGTAGATGGGGGATATCTAGTAAAATAA
- a CDS encoding alcohol dehydrogenase catalytic domain-containing protein gives MKNTMKEVVVVKPHHTEVREVPVPVPGDDEVLIQMKAAGVCGSDHHIYHGANPCSTYPRIPGHENAGIVAKAGKNVTNVKEGDHVIVDLIHTCGECYQCRIGRKNVCEKVMVRGSGMDGGWREYFTAPAKEVYRIDDSVSWEDAALVEPYAIGAHCTARGRVVSEDIVLILGAGTIGAIILQTCKAKGCKTVICCDISDSSLERAKEYGADHVINTKKENLAEAVQKITEGHGVTIAFDSACFPGSLTMIMRPGIVCNAGRVVPLGFCTKPEEITQAMINQRELDIIGTRMSCFKFEPTIECMENKKFNTEGIATTFISFSQIDKVFEYMDNPDPSVKKMVIMF, from the coding sequence ATGAAGAATACGATGAAGGAAGTAGTGGTTGTAAAGCCTCATCATACAGAAGTGCGTGAAGTCCCTGTTCCCGTACCCGGTGATGATGAGGTTCTGATCCAGATGAAGGCAGCAGGTGTATGCGGAAGTGACCATCATATTTATCACGGCGCAAATCCCTGTTCTACATATCCCCGTATTCCCGGCCATGAAAATGCAGGAATTGTTGCGAAAGCAGGGAAAAATGTGACAAATGTAAAAGAGGGGGATCATGTGATCGTGGACCTGATCCACACCTGCGGGGAATGTTATCAGTGTAGGATCGGAAGAAAAAATGTGTGTGAAAAGGTAATGGTCAGAGGATCCGGGATGGACGGCGGCTGGAGGGAATATTTTACAGCGCCCGCTAAGGAAGTTTACAGGATCGACGACAGTGTGTCATGGGAGGATGCTGCACTTGTGGAACCCTATGCGATCGGTGCCCATTGTACTGCCAGAGGACGGGTAGTGTCGGAGGACATCGTTTTGATCCTGGGGGCAGGAACAATCGGGGCGATCATCCTGCAGACCTGTAAGGCAAAGGGATGTAAAACTGTTATCTGCTGTGATATCAGTGACAGCTCTCTGGAACGGGCAAAGGAATACGGTGCGGATCATGTGATCAATACAAAGAAAGAGAACCTGGCTGAAGCTGTACAGAAAATCACCGAAGGACATGGGGTGACCATTGCATTTGATTCGGCCTGCTTCCCCGGCTCTCTTACTATGATCATGCGGCCGGGAATTGTCTGTAATGCAGGACGTGTGGTACCTCTGGGCTTCTGTACGAAACCGGAAGAGATCACACAGGCCATGATCAATCAAAGGGAACTTGACATTATCGGAACAAGAATGTCCTGTTTTAAATTTGAACCAACCATTGAATGTATGGAAAATAAGAAGTTTAATACAGAGGGGATTGCCACTACATTTATAAGCTTCAGCCAGATTGATAAAGTATTTGAGTATATGGACAATCCGGACCCGTCAGTTAAGAAAATGGTGATCATGTTTTAG